TGAATGAAGCGTTCCAGCCCAATAGTGTCTTCGTATGCAACGAGATGCAACCACACGCGTGGATTCATTCCTTGACGATAGGTGGTGAGAAGTGATTGCTCGTTCCATCCACGGTTGGCTCCAAGAGTTCTGAATTGCAGAGCATTTTCATTTACAGTCATAGATCCTTGTTTCAAATGATAAAGTTGCTCACCGATTGACGAATCCCAAGGAGACTTTCCGAAGACTTCCTTGAAATGCGAGATGAAACTGGAGAGTGATTGGGTGGTTTCATTCTTCTGAGTCCAGAGAGTTTCAGCAATTCTGAAGGAGAATGGAGAGGAATGGAATGATAATACTGTCCTTAGTAGTTGCAGGATGATGAATGACGAACGGAGGTAGTATTCCACACAACACGAGGCTGAGGGACTTCACGCACATCTAACAAGAGTTAGAACATATAGGACAGGAGATGAACAGAGTCACAGATAGGTTCCCAACGAGGTCCTTGTGGAGAGCATACTGGTAAGATGCTAAGGAGACTGGACAATGAGTGTGACTGAGAGTGAGTCCTTTATAATGACGGTAATGAGTGTGATAATGATGTGCAGGTGTGcgtgatcagtactctggtgaCAGGGAGCATTGTGATTGGTTGATGgtagagcctggcgtgtctgtgacagataAGGCATTGGACCTGCACTGTCATCAATCTGTTCACAGTGCGATTCAGGGGAATCTGGTGGGGAGAAGTCTTCCACTTCCAGACAGCTCTCAGAACCGCTGTAACTGCTGCTGTCGGTATCGCTATCCATGTCacctgtgtctgtgtgtgtgcattgcCGGTTTGCAAATTAGCTAATTTTAATGCACCCAATGACACTCCCCTATTTATGCAAACCATTCCCTCTTTCCACACAATACCCATCCCACCTTTTCGCAGTCGACCACGCCCCTTTTTGGAAGCCTTTTCAAATCGAAAGTGTGAAAAAACACTGCTGCAGCAgaggggtttcatgaccctttaaattacatccagtttatcagcaacacagcgcacaaGCGTGAATCCCacgatatccgcctttgatctcaCAGATGTCCTCTTGCCTGCACATTTTTCACTCCTtccctcactgcagccgcctacaTTTCAGGTGAGGCTAGGCATGTCTCAAATGAGCCTACTGTTTCAAATTGTTTGAATTGCCACAAGCTCAACaaaaactcaggccaaacatgcataaaaaagccttttacaaacacatttcaggtgttttattgaaagtaaaatctttttaaagtccccctgtagtcaattattttatcccttaaaactcatctttgttcaccaaaatgacatatttaaaaaaattcaagggaaaaaaatttcttcatgccttaaaatagcttgaacgtaattctacacccttgcttcatttaatattaggggtgtaacgatatatCGCAGTACAATATTTCGCGATGCAAAAATGTTACGATATGCATCATAGAGTGATGTCGATACTTTTACGATATGATGgcagtagggctgggcgatatatcgcatgcaattgtcacagctgttgctgtggcactgcggtgaaagaaagccacgacttttctcacgcgaccaaGCAAGAGACTGATGCgagaaacacttactgaactagagagctgattgaacCCGGCTTCTCTCACTGCCACCTCCATGTTGTAGAGTAGGTCACGTCAGCTCAACCAATAAGATTAGACTGCCgtctagggctgggcgatatatcgcatgcaattgtcacgtgcatttcgtcagtaaagccggttccctgattaccgctaaatcgccatcacctgctttcaaatgaagcggcatttaatagacagagccgtaaatcactgaaaagccacgcaatatcgcgttcaatatcgcagatgaatcgccttcgatattGAACGCAATATTgtgtggcttttcagtgatctacggctctgtctattaaatgctgctccatttgaaagcaggtgatggcgatttagctctctagttcagtaagtgtttctcGCATCAGTCTCTTGCttggtcgcgtgagaaaagtcgtggctttctttcaccgcagtgccacagcaacagctgtgctcacagaaaagcaaaatatgcttgcgatgctttgctttaagttaGGGGCCGTTCtcatattgcgtcttttccgcgtgcaagtcagttataTCAAATGTAGCCACGCagcaggcgcgctcataatggaAGCAACACGGTCGCGACACGCATGCGGTGCGTTTTCCAGGCGCATCGAGATGAaaaattctcaacttttcagaatgctgcaagcgcaccgcaggtcatgtgacaagaaccaaccgatcagctatggcctttccgtaacaaaacatcaaaatctcagccaaacagctgatcatagctgtacaggatggtttttatatcttatctctataaatatatctagtagtaaagctaatgcaagggctagaaatcaatttatcctttgctgaaacttcCTGATCCTCTTGGCGAGcacagttcatggttgcatagcaacgaccgacgccacgggagcgcaagcactttggaaagaaggagaagtgGTGCGGCCGCACCTTCCGTCGCGTTTTAGACGCGATATATGAACGGTCGCTTAGgattcataattctaagttaAATtctcatgttaaatttaactttttttttcagtgacagacctattcagctgttaatttgaatacagaaggtttttattaaacctgaaatgtgatcttgtatgtacaacaaggaaaattattgaaatttgttaatgttttttaaataaatgaacctGACCTGAgcatatcgttacacccctatttaatatacatggatcaatgaatatgcaaattagccccgcctccactcgctcACGCCAGCTCGGAGTATATATTGTTGCTTTAGTGACAAgcaatttgttgtttgtgttggatatttaagaaaaaagctTACTTCGCTTTGTATATTCAGTTTAACAGCTCTGCAACTGAACTGTTCATATTTTCTGACGCTTAAATTGTGTTTCAAATTATGAATTGGTAAAACGCCTTTGTAAAACATTCTGAatccactttaaaaaaaaaaaaaattcagatgaGATCCTGCAGGAGCCCGTGCCTTCTCTgtacatgaaataaatgcacatcCTTGAATGAGCGCGGTTTTCCAGCATATTTACTTGAACTCATCAGGTAGGCTAATATCTATGGTTTGATCCATTCCAGAGGTTGCCAATTTCAGAATTTATAATGGACTGAATAAAGCTCTCTCAGAACTTGACATGCGATTCCACACTTACTgaatatgaagagtttcgttgcaaaacgagataactccgtttttaacatttttgtcaaaacatgtttattattatgtattatgtataaaacaaaccaactgcagttgaattgatattaattggaatgcacaaccaaaaaacaagatttttgaaaaattaaaaaaacagagttatctcgttttgcaacgaaactcttcatatgcACACGAATCACGGTCACACGCTCAGAGCAATATTGTTTTAGCtatgttttattgtattaaagTATTTTGAAGGACAAAAACACGAACTTTATTGGCTTTACTTTAAATCAGCTGTCACTTTACTTTGGTGCGAGCCGCTATGCGCTCGCACACTTGGCACAGCACTTGCGACGGTTAATTTGtatgtgtctgatatgaattaatatgattagccttgcttgactatgttatcaaacagccaataatgtgttgctaatgttacacacaccGTTCCTGTTCTTCATCTCAGaatcagacagctgccttctaacaatcattATCCTTACAAACACTTTGAACgactcagaacgtcagtggagaaaggcatatagttcatcataacatcgcaATAGACTCGCTATAATGataaatctacacaatttttcatacCAACAGAAAATATACCTGGATAACCTTGCTTCTCTCGAGACTTTCCTGCTTCAGAGCGGTcttagttaatgatatgctaaagcctgccggTGAGTTGTTGTGATTGATTACAAGGTAgtctgtgacatcacaaacaccaCCGATTTCTAACCGAGGGtttttggtttactgcagtttcaaacataaaatactcagcaatggtgctgacttatgaatttgcacatggtttgtcttaaagcatattaaaaacttaattttgaccacagggggtctttaaatgcaaaatacCAAATCATCTAATAAGATGGCCGGATTTGAGCATTTTGGTAACCCTAAACCCTAACCCTGACCTATCCCTCCATCTCTGTGTATCAGGATTCGTTAGGTTCGATCAGCAGATACAGATCAATACATACAAATGACGACTGTGACCATTTATTATCTGCACAGTGCTCTGATGTATCAGGTTTTTCAGAGTCATTCAGAGTTTTTGAGCGAACAAGACCAACAGTCTAGAAgaagttttatttattgtttttttttttttttttccagtcttGGGATTTCTGTGACTTACAGCCTCTGATGCCCATACATGTTTAGAGCAGAAAAATTGACAAAACAGAACAAATACAATAATTTTGCAGCACCTTCAGTGCTTTGACCCCTAAAACACAATTGGATTACACAATGTTTAACAAATCTCAATTATACATACatgaaataataaatgattGATGTGACACTACAGTAAGAACTTAATGAAGGTGATTCCCATCAACACAAACAGATCTTGAGAAAAGCACAGGTACATGCCGTCACCACACTGATCTAACTATCGATGTATAAGGATTTATTACACACATTAATTCTGATATGTTATTTCTGTGACAGAATGAAGAGACTCTAAAACATCTCACTCTAACTGATATATCATGAGCTCAAAGCATCATTGGTAGAATCCCACTGCAGTCTTACTGATTAATGAACAGTTTCACTGATCCATTTTTAAACCAAAACCCGGGACAGAGCGTCTCAGTGAATGTGGTCTtgactgtgtggatgaggctcattgtgtcagtgacgctgtagaaggacagaattCCTGCTTTGACATCCACATACACTCTTATTTTACAGCTTTGGGGCTTTACAGGGAGATCAGTCTTTATGTTTTTGTACCAGAATGAGTATTTGGAGGGAGTGCAGTCCAAACTCCAGGACTTATCATTACATCCAAACTTACACTCATTACCATTtcccttcctgctgatgctcttatatgacactgcTATAGACACATATTCACCACTCCACTCAACCTCCCAGTAACAGGATCCACCCACATTCTCTTTACACAACACCTGAGGAACGtcatcaaatctgtctggatgatcaggatacggcTGGACTGTGTCAGTCTTGCTAATCAGTGTGTTCCCCTCAGACAGACTGAGGTATTTATTcactgtgttcagatccagaGTGAGTTGAAGGGAATCTGATGAAGATAAAACACACCACAATCAGGAATTATAAATCTGTCCAATCTTTTAATGTAGCTGAACCCTTCATGTTCAATACATCAGCAGTGTCTCAGTACAGTTTAGTCATCATTTACACGATCAACTGTAAAACTcttctgtcatgttttttttttttctccttctcaaggaagaacatgaacacactcaGTGAGTTTTTCTGCCTGTTTTTTCTAAGTGACTTATGTTGTAGCAAGTTGTTCCTGGTCCTGGGAACACTGTCTGTGGAAATCAAGAGACATGAAGAGTGTGATTATCATGTCAGGAGAAAATGATCCCAGCATCCATCGCTCACACGTTCAGAAATCCTCCAACACGGAAGATATTTAGAAAGATTCCTCTACTGTTTACAGATTCCAAATCCTGACACTACTGAGGGTTTGATATTATTGACACATCACCATATATTTGATTTGTCTTCTGTAGACATGAACTGCTCCAGGATTTGGAGGGAGGAACAGGGCTCaaatttcattttgttcttCATACAAAGTAATCATATTGCTTCacaagacttggattaaacttCAACCTCCTTAGTGATATTTTTCAAAGAGACTTTGATTGATCAATAAATGTCTCCTGCTCAATCATTTGATTAGCCGACAGTATATTATAGTTCTACTGTTTATTATGAACATTTCTGTGAATACATGGAAGACACATTTTAGTTcctaaaatcataaaaatgcatCATTGATGTTTGGGTTAAAACACTGACAtcacaaaaacatttctcaAATTCTTAATAATGTAATCTTCATTCAAAGATATTAATTCAAAACCTTACTTTTAAAGTACTTTTAAAATgggtgattttaacagtaaatgtTAGTGGTGTTAAAGGTGACCCAGTTTTGGGATGCGTTCAATGAGTCGATCTCTGTTGGTGCCTGAAACTGCACCAAAATTCCCTCctcccggacagcacgccaaatacgcataactTTTACCCTAATATAATACATTGTCCAGAGTTGGATATTATGTAAAGTAACTAAATTATAGGATCAGATCAGGGGTCGAGAACTGGTGCTGCATTCAACAATGGATGAATTCAACCAAGGCAAAAATGCCTggagagatatatttaaatgtttttttttttttttttttgtatgatctACATAGAGccataaatgtttaatatgaaatGTTATATATGGTTCCAGTTCAAtctaataatacaaaaatacagcaaaatgtttttttattgaaacatgtttaatattttaatgcaatttcTTGCGTACATTTAAAACTTATTGCGcccatctctctctgtctgtatgATGCACACAAGAGCATCTTTCAAGTTGAACAACTCAGCCGCTGTTATGGCAAACTGTCGTGTTATGGAAATATGCTCATGACTTTCAATTATAATATTTTcagagtgaataaaataaagctaaaatgtaAGTTATCTGTTGCAGAAAAGCAGGCTCTGTATATTTTTTAAGGTTATTTTTCATTCTTCACTTATAGGGGTAAAAACCTAAATACCTTTGCAGTAAGTGTATTTTAAACAACACAAGCACACTTTATTGTCTTGTCCATTTTGGCTCAAGACTTAGTGGCAACTCCTGCAGTTTGACACTGTAGATTATACAGTGTCAAatacaattgtgactttatcaTTATTGCTTATTTTATGATGCACTTATCATTttgtctgtaaaaaaaaaaaaaaaaacacttaaaaatgtcGGCcttgtaattttcatttaaaacaaattaagctgataattaaaaatagtgtgtatattttattaataaaattgtgGTTCAGTGTTGTATGGAAAATATTGGGAACATTCCACTAATAAAACCAAGAGATACATtttcctaatttttttttttttaaaggaaactTTCACAGTTTTGAGGCTTGAATTGAGGAATCGATGAAGCTAATAAAATTAAGGAAAGAAGGCTacctatttattttatgagaATTAGCTCAATTATGTGGTTTTATTTAGATGCACCATTGTTAGTTCCCCTCATGCTTTGCATATGGCTCGAATTGGAGAGTAAATATTGAAatgaagtgttattttaagtgtttttgagTGAAGGCAAATATCTGTtggtgtttaatgttcagttatgtttgacatttgaaagagtttctgttatgttGAAGTTTTGAGCGTTAGCACCATTGTGCAGAAGAGTAGAGCTCATGGTTAGCTTGTGAATAACTGCACGTATTAGTACTTTTGTGGCATGTTGCTTTGCTCAATGAGTAATACCTTTGCTGTTGCCAGTGCGGTAACAGGTTTGTTCTTACTTGTATTGTGCTAGCAGGATACAGTCTTTTAATTGTACATCATAACTCAAACAGGTCATTTCCATTCGCTCTAAATCACACACTTTTGAGAGTCAACTTAAAATGAAAAAGCACAtttcactaaaaaaaaagttgtgtcaTAGACTAAATAATTTAAGagattttaacatgatttattCAGGTAGATTCCATTAAAGAATCAAACCTTAAAAACTAAATATCATGTGTACTTTTGTTACCACAATTTTTTTAAGTAGGCTAAATAGCAGTTACCATTTGGTCTTCCTTGGGCTGCCACTTCAATGGACTCTGATGCCATGGCTGCAgtaaataacaataaacaacagtgatatttaaacatttgaagTTTAATAATGACTACTTTATCATTCTAAAACTATTTTTACTTGTTACTCattcacattattttaaaattacttaaaatgcaatcaaagtttaaaaaattcaaaaacaaaggCATACATCCGTCCTTCACTGAATGCACTCCATTAAATGATTTCTAACCATTGGATTCTGTgaaatagtgttgtcaaaaatatcagTATTTCGATATGTATCGAtgctgaaatatctgaaacgatTCTAATACGCCTTTTCTGCAGTATCGATACACCGATACCAGCTGCCCATTCTCTTTGACAGCGAACTGACAAGTACCCGCCTCCTCCGGTGCGCGAGCAAGAAGCTCAACTTTCATTGGCATGAACTAAAAATGCTCCATGTACTCCACTCGCTTTGCGCCAGTGGACATGCACCGTTGCACCATTTAAGCGCGACTTAAGTGTTGCTCTCATAAACAGCTCGCGAGAATTAAATAGTCTTCTTTTTCGTGGCCTATTGCGATTAAACGGTCAAATTAGTTAGGGAcgtaatagagtgccccagggatgacacgtttttgtaggccaacccggaagttagcggcgcacgggttccctcggtcgaaagcctatgcatttttcccatagacttttggaaaatcgcagaaaataagctctgtgtttaacaaagggttatgacacttacacgttttgtctatcaagataatctttacaagtgaacacaacatttatagattttgaagcctaaataaagtcgtcagatataaaaggctaacagtaggctataaacggactacagcacgccatggtcgcggatcaacgtcgtcaccaccaagcgtccttaaactttttttttttttttttttgcgtcctcaaactttatttagaaaacaactctatttaaaaacatgctcactgattatgatctgcgctgtgtatgaatacttatccactttttcatgagaaatgctgtccaaatgtcctgtttttaatgatgacgtctaaagtccccgccaaaggaagtagtcccttttagcaatttgttagcaaccgccgatttgaagacgcagtaaaagtttaaaaaatcacaagtgggttataactggttcGTTTTatatcatagatcaaaacgtgaaagtatttagaggctttgttaaccacagaccttatttcaggcgattaagcaaaaacccattcaaaaacccatagactttacggcgttggaaccggaagtccaaaaatgctaactcgcttccgggttttgcctacaaaaacgcgtcatccctggggcactctattagtTGTGAGAAAACGCATGTTGTgaaacagtatattggatcctcCCAGCAAGCTCTTAAAAGGACAGCaacctaataaacctgctgctgtcgtGTTAATCAGAGAACAAACGACAGAGaattactgctcttgactgaaaaaacaataaacaaacaaacaaaaaacttttgtaATTTTAAGCAGGCTGTAAGCATCCATCTGTAATTCATTTTAACAACGAAAactatccagtgttattttacatttgattactttcaTTTCTGTATTATTTCTTACCTGAATTATACCCActtgaaaaacttaaaacatgtttattccatttgtctctttattctattgtatttatttgtgccatCGTttgaaatttgtttatttgttcttattttattactgactgttgtctttttttgtaaatgtagttCAATCATTTGAATAAAGCCTCCTTTGTGCTATGTGTAAGATATTACAACAAAATTACCCAAATTATCAAAACAATTATGAGATGATCTCAAATTATTTGTATGACGTATTTTCCCCGTGGTATTGAAAATTTTATCgaatatcaatatttttcaaGGTATTGTATCGAAGTTGGAAATTCCAGTATTGTGACAACACTACTGTAAAACGACACATGCCTCCAATTAGTTTGAAGGCATATTTTTGTTCTTAAATCTGTTTGAGTCTTCCTGCAATACTGTAGAGATGTAAACACCTCATAATCTGTTGATGGCTATTCACACTTTCATAACATTACTTGTTCGTTTCATTATAAAGTGGTGTCTCACCTGGGGTCCTTGCGTGTATTCGGTGTGTTAAGAAATGAAGTCGTCTGGTAATGTCTTCAGTTGAAGTCTGAAACCAACTGGGTTCTTTGGTCATATTTATAGTACTATTGTTCAGGAAACATTTCCTTAAAGCATTTTCACTTGAAGAAAAACTTCCACAGAAATGTATCTGGTTAAACAATGTATCATTGTAGTATCAGTGTATTGCTCAACAAGGTAATGAATAATTACCTGGAACCACTCCCTCCAGTTATTATTTGGTTTCTGTTACTGTAACCTCCTGTCCCTTGGCTTGATTTGCCTGAGGTTGTCAAGTCTTGTTTTTCCAAGTCTTGTTTGTCCTTCTCAGTATTAGATTAGTTGACTCGGTATATTGTCTACATTGTGCTGCTGTTATATTAGGAATCTGGGTTGATTGTCCAGGACTTTGCAGCCCTTTATTCTTCAGTTCTTCGTTTTCCCTCGAGGACACAATGCTATTCCTTTGAAGTATATAATAAAGTTTCTGTACTATGTGTTGTtacatgttttcaaaaatgCACATACAGGCAGTGTGACCATTGAGAATGTTGCAATTAAGTGCCCCAGAAATGGCCTTTGACAGGTCTGTGAAGTGTCACGGTTATGACATGTAATCTTGGTTAACTGTTTTTTagtaaaaagtttgtttttgtcatcttagcttaaaagattagttcactttcaaatttaattttcctgataatttactcacccccatgtcatccaagatgtccatgtccttctctctttggtcgaaaagaaattaagggttttgatgaaaacattccagggttTTTCTCCttatggcctccagacggttgaaggtcaaaattacagtttcattgcagcttcaaagcgttctacgtgatcccagacgagaaataagggtcttatctagagaaacgatggctcactttctaaaaataaaataaaataaaattgtaaacattttaaccataaacgctcatcttgaactagctctcttcttcttcttctctatttgaattccggcagtgtagacgctgctaagtgtattactgccctccacaggtcaaagtttgaactaattgttatatacttgcgcTAGCATATTGTATGTGATGACAACTTAGTCTATCTGAATAATTGGTTGAGTAATACATTAATTGCTAATAATTATATGTCTCATGTAATCATTCTTTACCAACATATAGTGTTATCTAATAAATTAATGTGTCAATTG
The window above is part of the Chanodichthys erythropterus isolate Z2021 chromosome 3, ASM2448905v1, whole genome shotgun sequence genome. Proteins encoded here:
- the LOC137007434 gene encoding stonustoxin subunit alpha-like → MTKEPSWFQTSTEDITRRLHFLTHRIHARTPAMASESIEVAAQGRPNDSLQLTLDLNTVNKYLSLSEGNTLISKTDTVQPYPDHPDRFDDVPQVLCKENVGGSCYWEVEWSGEYVSIAVSYKSISRKGNGNECKFGCNDKSWSLDCTPSKYSFWYKNIKTDLPVKPQSCKIRVYVDVKAGILSFYSVTDTMSLIHTVKTTFTETLCPGFWFKNGSVKLFINQ